The following are encoded in a window of Halomarina salina genomic DNA:
- a CDS encoding glycosyltransferase yields MYRNQSIGVVVPAYNEAGLVGDVIETMPTFVDRVYAIDDRSTDETWAEIRAAAERVNRQRAGSGADSDRESESEAATPLADGGVAHDGPVVPLRNDRNMGRGASVKRGFERALADGIDIVAMMDGDGQMDPQVLDHLLDPIVEDRADYTKGNRLMAGGGWAGMSRFRLFGNHMLSFLTKFSTGYWEVGDSQNGYAAISSDMLRRLDIDGLYEDYGFENDILAKLNLLDARVADVPHPAVYGNETSTIQYETFIPRVSVLLASNFGRRVRSKYLQGGFHPVVLCYLFAVVALLVGLVGSVYSFVVWAQGSLGPALVSSVVFLVGGLLLVTALAVDVRLNSHLAVDGE; encoded by the coding sequence GTGTACCGTAACCAGTCCATCGGGGTCGTCGTCCCCGCGTACAACGAGGCTGGTCTCGTCGGCGACGTCATCGAGACGATGCCGACGTTCGTCGACCGCGTGTACGCCATCGACGACCGCTCGACCGACGAGACGTGGGCCGAGATCCGCGCGGCCGCCGAGCGCGTCAACCGCCAGCGAGCGGGTAGCGGCGCGGACTCCGACCGAGAGTCGGAGTCCGAGGCGGCTACCCCCCTCGCCGACGGTGGCGTCGCACACGACGGTCCCGTGGTCCCCCTCCGGAACGACCGGAACATGGGGCGCGGCGCGAGCGTCAAACGCGGCTTCGAGCGCGCGCTCGCCGACGGCATCGACATCGTGGCGATGATGGACGGCGACGGCCAGATGGACCCGCAGGTGCTCGACCACCTCCTCGACCCCATCGTCGAGGACCGCGCCGACTACACGAAGGGCAACCGCCTGATGGCGGGTGGTGGCTGGGCCGGGATGTCCCGGTTCCGCCTGTTCGGGAACCACATGCTCTCGTTCCTCACCAAGTTCTCGACGGGCTACTGGGAGGTCGGCGACTCACAGAACGGCTACGCCGCCATCTCCAGCGACATGCTCCGCCGACTGGACATCGACGGGCTGTACGAGGACTACGGCTTCGAGAACGACATCCTCGCGAAGCTGAACCTGCTCGACGCGCGGGTCGCCGACGTCCCGCACCCGGCGGTGTACGGCAACGAGACGAGCACCATCCAGTACGAGACGTTCATCCCGCGCGTCTCGGTACTGCTCGCGTCGAACTTCGGCAGACGCGTCCGCTCGAAGTACCTCCAGGGAGGGTTCCACCCGGTCGTGCTCTGCTACCTGTTCGCCGTCGTGGCCCTCCTCGTCGGGCTGGTCGGTTCGGTTTACTCGTTCGTCGTCTGGGCGCAGGGGTCGCTCGGCCCCGCGCTCGTCTCCTCGGTCGTCTTCCTGGTCGGTGGCCTCCTGCTCGTCACCGCCCTCGCGGTCGACGTGCGCCTGAACTCCCACCTCGCGGTCGACGGGGAGTGA